Proteins encoded in a region of the Wolbachia endosymbiont (group A) of Anomoia purmunda genome:
- a CDS encoding Mth938-like domain-containing protein yields MPLISENKNLINGYREGKFLVNNQEYYGSIIIFPEKVIKLKESDINSKEHFKSFLTEEIEILIIGTGKTRNIPSSSVKSYLMEQKGLNFEFMTTGAACRTHNVLISEDRFVVSYLIAI; encoded by the coding sequence ATGCCCTTAATTTCCGAGAATAAAAATCTTATAAATGGTTATAGGGAAGGAAAATTTTTGGTAAACAATCAAGAATATTATGGCTCAATTATAATTTTTCCTGAAAAGGTGATTAAATTGAAAGAAAGTGATATAAATAGCAAGGAACATTTTAAATCTTTTTTAACAGAGGAAATAGAAATTTTGATAATAGGTACTGGTAAAACACGCAATATACCAAGTTCTTCAGTGAAGTCCTATCTTATGGAACAAAAAGGTTTAAATTTTGAATTTATGACAACCGGTGCAGCATGCAGAACCCATAACGTTTTAATATCCGAAGATAGATTTGTTGTCAGTTATCTAATAGCCATATAG
- a CDS encoding metal ABC transporter permease, with product MFEMFTQDFFINSLVAVVVISLVTGALGSFMIWQRLSYLGDSLSHSSLLGIALALIFKISPSLSIMLIAITFAILLSLNFNRLYSADTILNIVTNVVLSSSLILMSFLPSGNNSIISSLFGDILTLDQSDIISIFLTSVIVTLILIFRWRYWLMISINQDLGVVEKINVNFVRLEFLITLAIFIAIAAQLIGILLIAAFLLIPAASARLISKTPMQMIIVATVFSVISGISGLMLSASFDLLTGPAIILVAAVYLIIAYFIRLILSRLA from the coding sequence ATGTTTGAAATGTTTACCCAGGATTTTTTCATCAACAGTCTAGTTGCAGTAGTCGTAATTAGCCTAGTAACAGGCGCTTTAGGATCGTTTATGATATGGCAAAGGTTATCTTATCTTGGTGATAGTTTGTCCCATTCTTCATTGCTCGGTATTGCACTTGCTTTAATCTTTAAGATTAGCCCATCGCTTAGCATAATGCTCATTGCAATTACATTTGCTATACTACTTTCTCTTAATTTTAACAGATTATATTCTGCTGATACGATATTGAACATTGTTACCAATGTAGTTTTATCATCGAGTTTAATACTTATGTCTTTTCTTCCATCTGGCAATAATAGTATTATTAGCTCACTGTTTGGTGATATATTAACGCTCGATCAAAGTGATATAATATCGATTTTTTTAACCTCTGTAATAGTTACTTTGATATTAATATTTAGATGGCGTTATTGGTTAATGATTTCAATTAATCAAGATTTAGGAGTAGTTGAGAAGATTAATGTTAATTTTGTTAGACTAGAATTTTTAATCACTCTTGCCATATTTATAGCAATTGCTGCCCAACTAATAGGAATATTACTCATTGCTGCATTTTTGCTAATACCAGCAGCATCTGCAAGGCTCATTTCGAAAACTCCAATGCAGATGATTATTGTTGCAACAGTTTTTTCTGTGATCTCTGGGATATCAGGTCTCATGTTATCTGCAAGTTTTGATTTGTTAACTGGACCTGCAATTATACTTGTTGCAGCCGTATATTTAATTATTGCTTATTTTATAAGGCTAATATTAAGCAGGTTGGCTTAA